TTGTAGAATGACCGAATCAAGCAAATCCATttgttatttcaaatatttttttagaagaacACTTAAAATGTATCCTTCCAACTTCCAAATGCACAACACACCGCTATTCCCTGCGGTCGCCACGATGTGCAATAGATCTCCTGACACTTTGTACCCTTTGACCAACATCCCCAGGCCCCGCTCCCCCAGCCCCTGATCACTACCTTCCTGCTCTGTGCTCCTAGGAGCTCTACCTTTTCAGATTCCACACCTCAGTTAAGACCATGTGGTATTTGTCTGTCAGCGCTTGGCTTGTTTCACATAATGTCTGCCAGGTTTATCCATGTTGTCAAAAACGACAGTGTTTTCTTGTTTGTAAAGGCTGGATAGCGCtggattgtgtgtatgtgtgcgtgttcTGTATCCTTTCATCAGTTAATGCACACTGAAATTGATTCCAACTTTTAGTTACTGTGAGTAATGCTGCAAAGACCACGGGAACGCAGATCCATCTGTGACAGACTGACCGAGGTCCTTTGGGACCTACACACTGTAGTGGAATTGAGGACCTTTCGGTGACTGTTGCCCACTGTGTCCATAGGACTTGCCTGCCCACCGCCAGTGCACAAGGATGCCCCTTCTCTGCATCCTGCTCAGCATTAACCTTTTGGTGTGGACATCCTCATGTGCACGAGATGGTATttcaaggttttttctttttttttaaagatttgttttttattggaaagtcagattgacagagaaaaggagatacagagagaaagatcttccatctgctgatccactcctcaaataatcacaacagcaggagctgagccaatccaaagccaggagccaggagccttccctgggtctcctacataggtacagggtcccaaggcttcaaaCCATCTgcattgctgtcccaggccacaagcacagagctggatgggaagtggagcagtcgggacacaaactgacacccatatgggatcccagcatgtgctaaGCGAAGACcgtatccactaggctactgtgctggtccctaTTTCAAAGCTTCGATTCACACTTCCCTGTTGATTGCTGATTTGGGGAATTTTTATGGATCATTTGGCCACTTGAGCACCTTGTTTTGGTCAATGCCTGTTCAACTCCACTACTCATTTTTATAATCAGGTTGTTTTCCTACTGCTTTTTGTGGTATATTTGGGATATAAATCCCCTGTCAGATGTATGCATGTCTTTCCCCACTTCGTAGGCTGTCTCATGCTGTTAgttgtttctttgctgtgcagatgTTTTTTAGGTTGATGTAATCCTATTTGTCTGCTGTGACTTTACCCACCTGTCCTTTGAGATTCATACTCAAAAACTAAGTGCCAAGATCAGCGGCATGAgcctttcctctttgtttttccctAGTGGTTTTATAGTttcaagacttaaaaaaaaaacctgattgattgattgattgattgattgatttaaaaatgtaaatgacaaAGTAACAaggtgggggaggaagagagaggagaatcttccTCCGCTGGGTCACATCCTGTGTGACAGGTGTAGCCAAGggtgggccaggtagaagccggGAACTGCATTCCCAGCCTCCCACAGGGGCAGCAGGTGCTCAAGAGCTCGGACTGTcatccactgccttgccaggcgcattgtcagagagctggatccgaagccaggagccaggaacttcctctaggtctcccacgcaggtgcagggtcccaaggctttggaccatcctcgactgctttcccaggccacaagcagagagctaaatggaaagtggagctgccgggattagaaccggcacccatatggcatcccaggacattcaaggcgaggacttttagctgctaggccacgccaccgggcccaggatTGCATCTTAAGGCTGAATTCTTGCATCATCTTGGTCATACCATCTTGGAGCCCATGCAGCCATTGCTGATAATCACTGAAGAACCGGCACtgatattttatgatttatagTCATTTCACAACCTACTTAATACTAGTGCTAAAAAATTAGACTATTAACATAAttcatggaagaaaatcttttgtATGGCTAGCCATACAAACCTACACGGTCGTAGTAGTGCCCTAACTCCTGTGTCCTTGAATTAAAAAGCACAGCTCAGAGCTGGCATGGCAGTATTgtgagctaatcctctgcctgcagtgctaacatcccacatgtgcaccagttctagtccccattgctccgcttctgatccagtgcccttgtggtggcctgagaaagcagcagaggtaggcccaaggtcttgggaccatgaacccacatggaagaatcaCAGAGgactcttagctcctggcttcagatcagcccagctctggccattgcagccatttggagagtgaaccagtgaatgaaggagctctctctcgctcactcactctttctctccccctttctctataactctgacttccaagtaaaaatattaaaaaaaaaaaaaaagtacatcctAGTAACTGTAAAACACACTAGGAACCTTGGGTTCAATGTCAGATATGTGCAAAATATTTTCTGGCTCAAGGTCTTGACTATATTGTTGAAACTCCCAGTACTTTAAAGAACCCCCATTGTaaagttcatggaagtggaataaagtttattttggtgcaaaaaaaatgtttgcaatccAGGTATAGGAGGtgtcttcaaaaaggtcatgggaaATCACATTGATTGCAAACAATTTTTTACACTTAAGTAAGCATTTCCtgttttgaaatgtagagttaccgAGGGAaatagagaagaacagagagagattgatcctCCATTTGCTGCCTCACTGTCCAGACGGCCACAATGtccagtagccaggaaccaggagtttcctctaggtctcccgtgtgcatacaggggttcaaggacttgagccatccttcgctgcatgcacaggcactttagcagggagctggatcagaaatggagcagccaggactcgaactggtggcTTACTACTAGTGCTAAAATATTAGTGCTTCCACCTGCTGTGATGCAGGGCCAGCCTCTAAGGTTAACCTTTGTCAGTATGTGTTCCCGTAAGTTTTCAAACCCCCCATGATGGAGAAGGCAGCATCACTGTTTCGTTGGATGCAGCAAAGCAGACACCCAGTGTTTATGCTTTTTCTGTGCTCAAGCCCACTGTGTTAGCAATTGCATGGTTGGTTAGATTAATGTGTGATAATGAGTCGGCATTTGAAATGATGAGGCTTgtctcttgtctctttctctatgaaattctaatttgtaTCGAGTGTCTCAGAACACTCAGCTTTGAATGGTGCTGTTTATGCACAGAGTCATTTATTAAATAAAGATGATGTTAGTAATTTTTAAATCAGTGGTTTGAGTCAGCCTTACTTTCTGATTTGTAGACCAAAAAGGTTCCGCGGCTTTGATGAAATACACTCAGCGGCTCTTCAGTGTTAAGTCAGCTGCTAATGGAGGGAAAAACCCAACTGTAGGCCAGACGTGTTATTTAAGAAATTGTTTCTTTAATTATGTTATCATTGAAAAACAttagattaaatatttttaaactgttgcCTAAGAATATAAATAGCCTTTCAATTACCCACATTTCTAGGTCAGGCTGATGTTGTTGGTAATATTTTGCAGCACTGAATTGTACAGCTGAGGGAGAATTGAATTTGATTTATACTCAAATACAGCTCTTGTCAGAGACATAGAAGGGATTTTTCCCTTTCCataaaaatctgttaaaaaaaccAGTCATCTACTAATTAGATAACAAGCaagaaaatgtgttatttttaagACTAAAAGCTTTTTTAATACAAAACTGAGCTGTGCTTTTTTCTCCATTTCAGTGTAAAACCTGTTCTGAACCGAAACAGATAACCAGTTCATCTGCCATCTATGACAACCCCAACCTCATCAAACCAATTCCAGTGAAACCCAGTGAACACCAACAACAGCGCATCCCTCAGCCCAGTCAGGTACTGGGTCCTGTGCTCACATCACACCTACCCTGGGACTCTCAGAGCCTTAGCCCGAGTACCTGGGGGGGCCAAACCTGGCACTGCCCAATGGAAGAGGAGTCCCATGTTACCTGCCCTCCCAGGACAGGACCAGAAGGATCACAGCTGGCAGTCGCTACATTTGGTTCCCGTCCTTCGTGGAGCTGAACATGACAGGggctagcagcagcaacagatgaCTGCTAGCGCCATCAGGGCCAACAGACACATTGCCCTTGGGCTCACTTTGTCCTGGCCACTGGTCTCCCAGTTGGGAACCCACAGCCAAGGCAGCACGGGttctggcacctccttcctgCCGGCCATGGCGTGGCCCTGAGGGGACAGCTGCTGTCAGAGTCTGAGGCAGTGACTTAAAATCCCCCATTTGGACTTGGTGACTTTGCACTGCATTTGCAACCCAGAATGTTCTTTAGGGTATAGTACAGCAGGAGCAAGGGTTGGCCACTGCAGTGCCGTTAGTGACTACTCATTTAATCCTCGTGGGCCATGCTCCCATGTTGTTCCTCATCAGAGGGCTCGTGAAGGAATTGATCTAAATCAATTGTGAAAACGAACACAAAGCCAACAGACGCAAAGAGATTAGCTCTTGCAAGTCTGGTAttgaatttgaaaaaagaaaggtttTTCCGGTTTCTTTTAGCATTCTCTGTATTGTTGGCTTTTTACGAAAATGTTCTTTATGCTTTAGTAGAAAAACCAGGCAATGCTGAGTTCTGCATGATGCACGTGTGGCAGTGCAGGAGGCAGCTGGAAGAGggagaagggcctggcacagtgcagGAAAGGAGTAGCTCTGTAATCGGCCAGGCTGCTATGTGTGGGATGTAGCTGGTGATGTTTGAAAAGCTACGGGGATGTCCTTGGAACAAACAAGTTAGACATTACGCTCCAAGCTGCCAGGAGTTCAGAGGCTGTGCCCATGAGCTCTCAGAACCTTCTTACCCCTTTGAAGGTTAGACTGGCATCCTGTTGGAGAGATTAAGAGCTTCCTAGGACTGCGGTCTCCCGCACCAGGAGCAGACGCTGGGCCACCGGCAGTAGATGCTGCCCGCTTCCCCCCCCGCAGTGGCGTGGGGTATCTGTGGGAGGAGAGAGCTGTGCAGACTGTCTTTTTGCAAACGAGGAGGCTGCGGACTCTGAGGCCAAGTATACCCTCTTCTCTTCTCCATCAATTCTTTGTAAATAGCAAAGTCACAGGCGAGCTGTGTTCCCtctcaccccctcccctcccctcgacTGTACAAGGACCCAtgtttagatcttttttttttcttccagaacttAGATCCTGAACCCCAACACCTATCCTTGACAGCTCTGTTTGGGAAGCAGGACAGAGCCCCGAGTTCAGAAACCGCGGAACAGACCCAGACCCCCCAGGCCCAGCACAAGAAGCTTCCAGGGAAGCCAGGGGTCGCACGCTCCCTGTCCTACGAGGGGCCCAAAAGGCACTCACCCACCATGGAGAAGCAGCTGTGTCCAGCCATTCAGAAACTCATGGTCAGGGGCGCAGACCTCCACCCATGGGCAGAGCTGCCCGAGAGCCGGCCCTGTCAAGAGGGCAGCCCCCACCTGGCTGTCCCACCAGGCTCTCTGCGGGACCCTGGGGCTCCTCCTAATCCACAAAGTGCTTCCAGAACTCAGAGCCTGCTGGAGAAGTTGCACAGTGCCCCGGGGGCCGCTGACAAGTGTGACCTCGGTCCCACAGCCCccgctcccacccccaccccggcggGCTCTGTGGCTCCGGGTTGCAGCCGAACTCTCACTGCGGCAGCCGAGAGCATGGCTCAGCCGCAGCTGGACCATGTCAATGGCACTCTCGCACCtcccacaccaggccctccagcTCACGGGAAAGAACGGGCCATGCTCCCTGGACCAACACAGCCCCCACGCAGCATCCCTGCCAGCAGCCCCCAGGTGGTGGCACCGCAGGAGTTGCTGAGGAAGCTGCGGGCcatgcagcaggagcagcagctgcctgTATCCACGCGGCCGGCCCTGGCAGCCAAGTTTCCTGCAGCAGCTCAGGGCCCTCAGACAGGGAAGCCCCTGGAGTCCTGGATCAACAAGACATCAGCCAGCGGAGAAAAGCAGGCTCCTTTTTTTCAGGTAAATATTAACCAaggacaaaaaagaagcaaggggGCACGATGATGCAGGGAAATGTCCTTGTTTATTACACAGGCAGGTCTGTCCTTCTTAAGGCTTCCTCCCAGCTGCACatgatagctgggactgggctggccagagcagagagctgagtggcacgggcccaactccttgagccatcacctactgcctcctgggGCGTCAACAGACAGGAGCAGGGGCCTCTACTCGAACCCAGGCGCTCCCAAGTGGGGCACCCATGCCAGCCTCTAGGCCAAACTCTTGCTCCTGCAGTAAAATTTGGACTGCCCTAAGGCACCTTAGGAACCACAGGTCGCACACATTTCTGTTGAGCTCAGGAGAGCCCCCATCGGCCTTGACTTTCTGCCTTGGGGGAGAATGGTCATGTTGCTTAGCAATCTGGGAGCTGCCCGAAGCCGCTGCCTGCCAGCCGTGGGAGACAGTGTATTTGTGGCCTTGTCGCTTCGTGGTGTTCCCAAGTCTGAAGAGCAGTGTGGATGTGGCAAACAGCCTGAGCTATGACACTGGGAACTTGGTGGCTCTGCTTTGAAGTCGTTCTGGGAGAGAGCAGACATCTGCCACCTTGTTTTCTCCATCCACAGAGATGGCCTTTTATTCATTGAGTAGAGATTTTGAGCACTTCCTGCAGGACAGGCAATGTGCTGTATCATGATGCAGAAAAGCCCCTCCCCGCGCATGGCCAGCCAGCGGGGAGGTTCTTGGAGGAAGCCGGGAAGCCCAAAAACGCCTTCCTGGCCCAGCCGCGTGAGTGTTTGTCCCGGTCTATCAGTACAGCTGCATTGAGATCAGGAGAGGGGGCTCGTGCcgcccacctccccaccctgtgCACAGGCAGCCAGAGAGGGGCGACACTGTCTGTTTTAGATTCTGCCCTCTGGGGCAAATGATGCTCCATGTCCAGCAAGACCCTGGGCCAGCAGGGCAACGGCGAGTGATACCAACCTAGCCCATAGGCAGCCCCTGCCTTCTGGCTTGGAATGGCTTCCCCTGTGGACTGGCGTCTCCATCAGCCATACCTTGAGTTTCACAATTAGGAAGTGCTCCGCAGTTAACTTCCATAGGAAACATTCTTGTCACGTCCCTCGCAACCCTTGGAAATCTTGCCTCCCGGCAGGCTATGCAAATCCATGTGAAATGAGGCCTTGAGTCAAGAGCATCCTCCGTTATTGTCCGTGAGTTTTGAATCTGGAACTCAGCCTCACCCTCCTCTCCAGGGAACTGTGTCCCCACTTGAAGAGtcgttttttcttctttttttcccctctcctgtTAGAAAGTTGGGGTTAATAGTTTAACTTAAATTTCTGCATGCATAATTCTCTTCCCAGCACTCAGAAATGTCAAGAGCCAAGTAAGGCAAGTGTACATTTTTTTCAGCCCACACTCTGCTCCTGTCGCCGATGCCACTTCTCCCCAGAGCATTCACTCTCTTCGTACCTCCTCCTCACCACGGCAGCCAGGACCACGGCAGGTGCAGCTCCTCCTGGGAGCCTGGGTGCTGCCGGCCCTTGGGCCCCTTGTCGCAGGCCCTCTGGGGATCTGAGGGGGCAGATTGACAACGGTGGTCCCTGAGTTAGAACCAGCCCCATTGGAGTCCGCATCCCGGAGGCAGTCACGGGAGAGCTTATGTTTAAGACTGTCAGCCAGACAGATGTGTCCCCAGCACTGGCATGTCATGTCGGTCCTGTCCCCAGACCTAAGCCTGGAGACGTGGGGGTGCCTGCCAGCCCCATCGAAAAAGGACAGAacaggggaggggcagaggaaggGCAGGGCTTGTCTCAGCCATGCCTACCTGGGTATAGTTGGCAGGTGCCCTTCCCCACCCCGGCAGGCCTAAGTGCCTGCTCACCCAGCACTGATGGGAGCTACAGCAGAAAATGCCACATGAAGTCCTTGGGCTCCCAGGGGGTTTGGGGGCATGTCCGTCCCATGCTGGGTAGAACAGGGGACAGTGCACCCGGAAGTGAGCTGCCCCTTTGGTCCCCTTGTGCAGAGATGCTCTTTACCacaagcctctgtgtgtgtgtgtgtgtgtgtctcgtaAGCAGGTCGCCTCACCTCCGCACAGTCCTGCCACCGCGCCTCCTGCCTTGCTCCTGGCCCCCACGGTGTTCACACACTGCACCTCCACCCCGCCCAAGGAGAGGGACAGTAGGTTCTTGGCCCTGGGAGGCCCCGACCCGCCTGCCacctccagcagcctcctggttCCCCTGCAGAACCCGGAGCCCCCGGTGAGCTCCAGCAACCCGCTCACCAAGCTACAACTGCAGGAGGCTCTGCTGTACCTCATTCAGGTAAGGGGCGTGTCCCTCCCTGCTACAGGATGTAACTGACTGTGAACTTGAGGCCACTGGCCACCAAGCTGGTCCTCACCACACAGGGGGAGGAGTTGGGTGGAGCTGCAC
Above is a window of Ochotona princeps isolate mOchPri1 chromosome 27, mOchPri1.hap1, whole genome shotgun sequence DNA encoding:
- the DCP1B gene encoding mRNA-decapping enzyme 1B isoform X1, which encodes MPGIRGPESRGRKASPDRWSPRGFRWEAAARSFCAPLRVASGHPVLILGREGRWRPWRLAACWRRGATSAWRPCSAMTPISTASWTWPARWPCTPSAIGPTSGRRLTWKEPCLFIQVSIYGIWFYDKEECQRIAELMKNLAQHEQLKACQGTGAGASPVLLSAGDGKEVDILRMLTKAKDEYTKCKTCSEPKQITSSSAIYDNPNLIKPIPVKPSEHQQQRIPQPSQNLDPEPQHLSLTALFGKQDRAPSSETAEQTQTPQAQHKKLPGKPGVARSLSYEGPKRHSPTMEKQLCPAIQKLMVRGADLHPWAELPESRPCQEGSPHLAVPPGSLRDPGAPPNPQSASRTQSLLEKLHSAPGAADKCDLGPTAPAPTPTPAGSVAPGCSRTLTAAAESMAQPQLDHVNGTLAPPTPGPPAHGKERAMLPGPTQPPRSIPASSPQVVAPQELLRKLRAMQQEQQLPVSTRPALAAKFPAAAQGPQTGKPLESWINKTSASGEKQAPFFQQVASPPHSPATAPPALLLAPTVFTHCTSTPPKERDSRFLALGGPDPPATSSSLLVPLQNPEPPVSSSNPLTKLQLQEALLYLIQNDDNFLNIIYEAYLFSMTQAAMKKAA
- the DCP1B gene encoding mRNA-decapping enzyme 1B isoform X2 is translated as MPGIRGPESRGRKASPDRWSPRGFRWEAAARSFCAPLRVASGHPVLILGREGRWRPWRLAACWRRGATSAWRPCSAMTPISTASWTWPARWPCTPSAIGPTSGRRLTWKEPCLFIQVSIYGIWFYDKEECQRIAELMKNLAQHEQLKACQGTGAGASPVLLSAGDGKEVDILRMLTKAKDEYTKCKTCSEPKQITSSSAIYDNPNLIKPIPVKPSEHQQQRIPQPSQNLDPEPQHLSLTALFGKQDRAPSSETAEQTQTPQAQHKKLPGKPGVARSLSYEGPKRHSPTMEKQLCPAIQKLMVRGADLHPWAELPESRPCQEGSPHLAVPPGSLRDPGAPPNPQSASRTQSLLEKLHSAPGAADKCDLGPTAPAPTPTPAGSVAPGCSRTLTAAAESMAQPQLDHVNGTLAPPTPGPPAHGKERAMLPGPTQPPRSIPASSPQVVAPQELLRKLRAMQQEQQLPVSTRPALAAKFPAAAQGPQTGKPLESWINKTSASGEKQAPFFQVASPPHSPATAPPALLLAPTVFTHCTSTPPKERDSRFLALGGPDPPATSSSLLVPLQNPEPPVSSSNPLTKLQLQEALLYLIQNDDNFLNIIYEAYLFSMTQAAMKKAA
- the DCP1B gene encoding mRNA-decapping enzyme 1B isoform X4, which encodes MAAVAAGGLLEKGRDISLAALQRHDPYINRIVDVASQVALYTFGHRANEWEKTDVEGTLFVYTRSASPKHGFTIMNRLSMENRTEPITKDLDFQLQDPFLLYRNARLSIYGIWFYDKEECQRIAELMKNLAQHEQLKACQGTGAGASPVLLSAGDGKEVDILRMLTKAKDEYTKCKTCSEPKQITSSSAIYDNPNLIKPIPVKPSEHQQQRIPQPSQNLDPEPQHLSLTALFGKQDRAPSSETAEQTQTPQAQHKKLPGKPGVARSLSYEGPKRHSPTMEKQLCPAIQKLMVRGADLHPWAELPESRPCQEGSPHLAVPPGSLRDPGAPPNPQSASRTQSLLEKLHSAPGAADKCDLGPTAPAPTPTPAGSVAPGCSRTLTAAAESMAQPQLDHVNGTLAPPTPGPPAHGKERAMLPGPTQPPRSIPASSPQVVAPQELLRKLRAMQQEQQLPVSTRPALAAKFPAAAQGPQTGKPLESWINKTSASGEKQAPFFQVASPPHSPATAPPALLLAPTVFTHCTSTPPKERDSRFLALGGPDPPATSSSLLVPLQNPEPPVSSSNPLTKLQLQEALLYLIQNDDNFLNIIYEAYLFSMTQAAMKKAA
- the DCP1B gene encoding mRNA-decapping enzyme 1B isoform X3; amino-acid sequence: MAAVAAGGLLEKGRDISLAALQRHDPYINRIVDVASQVALYTFGHRANEWEKTDVEGTLFVYTRSASPKHGFTIMNRLSMENRTEPITKDLDFQLQDPFLLYRNARLSIYGIWFYDKEECQRIAELMKNLAQHEQLKACQGTGAGASPVLLSAGDGKEVDILRMLTKAKDEYTKCKTCSEPKQITSSSAIYDNPNLIKPIPVKPSEHQQQRIPQPSQNLDPEPQHLSLTALFGKQDRAPSSETAEQTQTPQAQHKKLPGKPGVARSLSYEGPKRHSPTMEKQLCPAIQKLMVRGADLHPWAELPESRPCQEGSPHLAVPPGSLRDPGAPPNPQSASRTQSLLEKLHSAPGAADKCDLGPTAPAPTPTPAGSVAPGCSRTLTAAAESMAQPQLDHVNGTLAPPTPGPPAHGKERAMLPGPTQPPRSIPASSPQVVAPQELLRKLRAMQQEQQLPVSTRPALAAKFPAAAQGPQTGKPLESWINKTSASGEKQAPFFQQVASPPHSPATAPPALLLAPTVFTHCTSTPPKERDSRFLALGGPDPPATSSSLLVPLQNPEPPVSSSNPLTKLQLQEALLYLIQNDDNFLNIIYEAYLFSMTQAAMKKAA